A region of the Vallitalea longa genome:
GTGCCTATAGTTAATAATCTCATTGATATTAATTTGTGGTTGATTATCAGTGGAATAAGTAATATTATATACGAAGATATATGTAAGAGATAAAAAATTGTATTATTTGTTTTTAGATAGTTTGTATACCTGACTGCTAGTGTTTGAAGTAATAAACTTATAATAATTAAATACCAAGCTTTGATTTGTATGTTTTCTAGATTTTTAAGTCTTCCTTTTCTTATATATCCAATTATAATTGATAGTATTATACCTTCTATTATCATGTTATCACCTTTTTAATATTCACTAAAATTTTTATTTCATTATATACTGATAGCTAATCAAAAGCTTTGTAGATAAAAGAGAGAAATGTTTTATTTTTTCTTTCTTAGTTACTCTACAAAGCCTTTAAAACAAAATTCTTTAATTGTTACATTTACATTATTAAATTATTCGTACATTACTTTTATAAATTTATCTACCAACCCTGGATTGAATTGAGTACCTTTATTAATCTTTAATTCCTCCAGGGCTTCAAATGAAGGCATAGCATTCTTGTATGGTCTATCTGTTGTCATTGCATCAAAGCTATCTGCTATTGCTAGAATAGCTGATTCTATAGGAATATCAACACCTTTTAATGAATCGGGATATCCCGTTCCATCATATTTTTCATGGTGATGCCTAATGATATCTGATATATCTTTTAGTGAATCAACATTGTTAAGTATTCTTGCTCCCATAACAGGGTGTTCTTTTATGATATCATATTCTTCTTTAGTCAATTTACCTTTTTTATTAAGTATGGTATCAGGTATTCCGATTTTCCCTATATCATGTAATAGTGCAGCTGTCCTTATCATCTCTACGTCTTTTCTTTTCATTCCACTTGCTTTTGCAAGTTTTACTGCATAATCTTGAACTCGATTGGCATGTCCTCCTGTATATGCATCTTTTACTTCTAATGCATCATTAAGTGCATGTATCGTTTCCATAGCCATTGTTTGGGAATCAAAGTAAAGTTTGAAAGAATATCGAGCAACTAGAAGAGGAGCAAAGAACAATACAATTACACCTTTACCATATTTAATATCTGCAAGAGCCATTATTATTCCTAGAGCGCTAATACCTAATAGATTTGGAACAATACCTTTTATATTGTTTTTGAAGGTTTCGATGATATTTCTACCATGAATAAAATAAATCATTATTGCTACTAAAAGTGAATTCATAATTTCACAAGTTAAAATTATTATTAGTACCGCTGGAATAAGATCCGACAGAGTTGTTAGCGTACCTTTTGAATAACCCAGTACACCATAGAGTATTTCCCCGGCAATACCAATAACAACAATAACTTGTGATACATTAAATATTGTTCTTGAAATCTTAGTATTGAATATATGTCTTCTTTCCCCTTCTATTATAGGCATTCTAAATATAAATCCTATACCTGTAGAGATAGCACTTACTAATGGTCCACATATAATCATAGTTGTAACAGTTACTGCAAGTCCAACAGAGACAGCTACCCCAGAAGGAAAAGATACTAGCAACGTTTCTGTTACAGTTGCAAGAAGTCCCCAGAATATTATATCTTCAACTGCTTCAATCTCATAATTATCATAAAGGAAATATAAAACAATAATTGCTAATATGCTCATTAATATAATATATATTAGCATACCTTTTTTATCTTTCATTATTATACCCCCATATATAAAAAGCCGACTAATCATTTATATGTATCCTACCAAACGCTTATCCAAGCACCTGCTGATAAAACTAATGATAATAAGCTTACTAAAGCTACAATAATTTTTTTCATTGAATATAGCCTCCCTTATCTTTATCTCTGCTAATCCGCTATATAGCAGGCTATATTCCACTCCGCTAGTCTATTCAATTGAAAAATTTTGATACCTCTCATTTAAATTAGTCGACCTCTCATAACTAATATATCAGCTGTAAAATATGCCTATTTATTGAATCCATTGTTGCTCTTGCAAGAGCTTCTTTAGAATCATTCCCAATTTTAGCTGAACCTGTATATATTTCTTCTCTACCCTTTAATTGAGATGAGATACTAACTACCATAACTTCTACATTGGATAAATTGACTCTTCTTGCATCTTCGAATACAAAAACATCATCTATCTCTAAGAATTTTTCAACAGCTTTTAAAACAGTATTTCCAAGAATTCTATTAATATTACTTGATGTATTTATACCAGACATACTACTCTCAAATACTTGTCCACATCTTTCCAAAACAACTCGAACTTCAACATTGGTACCATTATTATTGTATTCTATACTTTTAATTTTAAGTCTTGGGTCTGAATCCTGTCTTACTGTATCTCCTTTTATTTGGGCAATACTAACTTTTTTATAATCAATAGAAATGTCAAATTCAGATATAAGAATTGCTTCTATGTCTCTTAAGATTTGCTTAGGATTTCTTCTCAGATCAGATACTATGTGAATTTCATCAATACAATCATTCTCGTCAATAACTACTTTACATCCTTGAACTGATCTGATTTTTTTAAGATAGTTTTCCATTTTTTCAACATTCATTATGATATTAGCCCCCTCTCCAATCACTTAATGAATCTCCTTAAATTATATAGTAAAAAGGCAATAATTTCAATAAATATAAAATTTTATAGGATAAATATACCAGTTATAAGTATAATCATTAACACTATTCTTCAAATAACATATTCCATATAAGTTCTAACACATCATTTTCTTTAATATCTTTTATATTAGAGTAATTATCAGACAAATCTTCAATTTGTATGTCATTAACTTTATTGTAATTATCCAAATAACATGTTAACATTAATTCCAAATCATTATTTTCAAATATTATCTCTTCTTTTTTAATGTAATCTCTATTGTCTATATAAGAATTAAAAGTAATATGAAAATCATTTATATTAAGCTTATCCAATTTTCGGTTGAAGTCATAATCTCCATTAATAGTAATAATATCCATAATTGTAACCATATCATCTTTATTCAATATAGTAGAGATTTTATTTGTCATGATTTCTATAAATTTATCATTTGTTAATATAGAACTTCTGGATTTGATTATTTTTTCACTATCTATATAATTTACTATTTCTTTCACTTTCTCAAAATTAATGTTATCCATATTATGGTTATTTCCTATGTCTAAGTAATAATTTTTTTCTATAGTTGGAAATTGAAAATACAATTTATCATCAATCCTATAAATATTCCCTATAATCTTATTCTCTTGTAGATCATCAACACTAAGTGTTAAATCTAATTTTAATTTATTGTCAGAATTTCTAATAACCCCTTTATACAGAAGAGACATATTTTCTAATAATAACACATCTTCATTTTTATCACTTACTCTTATTGTTCCGTATACACTATAATTATTATTGGTTAATGACCTTAAACATGCCTTTAGCCTTTCATAATTTGATTTACCTATAGTATTAATAGGATAATTAATAAATACAATCAGTAAAATAAATATACCACTAATAACTATTAGTGGCATTTTTACTTTTAATTTTCTCTTCATATTATATAACTTGTATAGCAAAAATCTTACTTATACATTTTCCTTTCTAGAAATTACATATCTTTTCTAAAAATATACTCACAGTTAGATATAGTAATGGTCATACCATTATCCAGCTTATACTTTTTATTACCGCCCAATCTCTCTTGATTTAAGAATGTACCATTTTTTGAGTTTAGGTCAATTATATAATAATCATTTTGATCTTTAATGATTTTACAATGGATACGACTGACCGAACTATTTGAAATTATATAATCAACATGGCTTTCTAATTTTCCTATCAGAAATGGATTATTATCTATAATTATTTTATCCTGGGTATCCTCATTAATTAGATAAGGCTCAATCTCCAAATCAGTGTGAATAAAATCTTTTAGACAAATAGTTTCATCTTCATCTGAATTATCATCTTCATGTGCAGATGCATCTTCTAATTCCATCGTATCCGTTTCTATAACAGTCTTATCTTTCGTGAAAACCTCTTTGTCACTTACAACTAAAGGCTCATTAAATAAATGGCATCTGTTTTTGTGACTATCTTTGAAAGGATTATCAAATTGCTTAACATCCTCTGTTTTCTTCTTTACATTTTTATCTTTAGATTCTTTACTATTATTGTCTTGAGCCTTCATATAATCAAATGCTTTCTTAGAACTATATAAATCAATAGCTATCAACATACAAATACTTGCTAATAAAGATTCTATTTTTATCTTACCAGTTACATCTGAATATAAAATATTTGATTTCATTATTATTAAAAATAAAACTATGGTAATAATCTGTATAGTCGCTAATACTATATATGATAAATAATTACTTACTTTATTAAGCTCCATAGACTTTTTGTTTTTTTCTTTTATATTCTCTTTTTGTTTCTTTACCCTATTGCTTTTATTAATATATTTACTTATGCTTGATAGCTTTTTATTGATATTGGAATCTGCTTTTTTGTTTATAACTTCATTATCTTCTTTAACAATATTATTATTAACTTTATTTGCTTTTTCCCTTTTTTTATTCTGTTCAATCAACTTAGAAATAATTTCATTGTCTTCCTTGTTGTTTTCATTATTATCTTTATGTATAATCTTATTATCTATATTATGAGATTTTGTTTTTATTACCGTTTTTGTCTTTTTTTCATTAACTATAGATTGAATTTTATTAATATTAAAATCAGGTTGCTTACACGAAGTCATAATCTTATGCATTATCATGACAGCATTTACATCTTCTTGATCTATCTTATCAAACAAGAAATTAGTAAGATTAATTATATCATCAATTATTATCTTATCATTATTATCAAAAGGTACATAAACAAAACTTGGTTTAAAACCGTTTAAATCAATATATATCATATTAGGTTGTAATAATATTTTGTTACTGTCTAGAAAATACTTTTCACAGTTCTTAACAATATTAACTAAAGTATTGAAAAATTGAACTAACTCATTACTGTTTAGCTTCTTTCTTTCTAATATCTCATCTAGCTGCTGTTTAGATGTAATATTGTAATATAACTCTTTTTCTGCATTGAATGTCCTTATACTGATATCAAGAAAAGAATCAAGGGAATTCCTTTCTAACATTTCAACTTCATAATTTTCAATATTAGTAGCATCCTCTTTTTTCATAACTAAATAACTATTGATAGCATCTCTTTGGTATGTAATATTATGATTCATCAATTCACATCCTTCCTTGACCATTGTTCTAAGTTTTTTATTATTTGTAAACTTCCTCTGCATCATCAGTAATTTGACCAAGAATACCTTTAACTAACTTAGTTATTTGTTCTTTGAACAATAATGCTAATCCTACTAATACAATGATAATCAGAGCTATTTCTACTACCCCCATACCATCTTCTTCTTTCCAAAAATCTTTTAAAAGTTCTAACATGATTTATCCTCCTCTAAAATAATTATCTAAAAAATTCAGCACCAACTTACACACCAAGAGACATGAACGCAGGCATCATAACAATAATTATGATGATAACAAACATAATTCCCATTGGTATAAGTAACTTAGAGCTTGCTTTTTCTCCAGATTTTTTGGCTACATTTTTTCTTACATCCCATGCTTCATTTGCTTGATTTTGTAGTGCTACCACTAATGTATCATTACCCTTTTTGATGTTCTGAATAATCACCGTAGTAAATCTCATCATTTCAGGTATCTTACATCTTTTACCGAACTGTTCATATGCTTTCACTTCTGATACTCCATTAGTGAGGTCTTGAAGTGTTTCTAGCATTTCTTCATATAAATAATTTTTCTTAGTACGATCTTTAGTAACTTCATCATAATAATCTTTTGATATTCTTTTCCATGCACGACTTAATGTCATTCCAGCATTCAATAATAAAGTTAATTTAATAATAAATTCTGGAAAACTCATCCTTATCTCTGAACTTCTTTCATCCATTTTTTTTGTGACTTCATAATCTTTTAATAACATAAGTAAAATGACAACTATTAATCCCAGAATTAAAAATATAAGGGTATTATTACCACTAGACTTCAATATCCAATTAATTTTCCCATCTTGACCATCTATCTTAGTAGGAAGAACAACAACATCGTTTAACTCATCTAAAAGATTTTCTGTTGATAATTGATCTTCTATTGCCATTTTAACTAATTCCAATTTCTCTTCTCTTGTAAGTGTTTTCGGATACACTTTTATACCAATAATCTTATCAATACTTTCTCCTGCATAAGTAAGTGTTGCAATAATCTCCGCTTCATTACCTGTTTTGGAAATATTATCGTAATTTAACTCACCATCATCTTCCAAATAAGGACTATCAATATTCCAGACAATCCTAATATTCGAATCAGCGAACTCAGTTATTAGCTCTAGCTTTTTATCCACTACTTTTAGATTATCATTATTCCCTAATATATAATTAGGTAACTCATCAGCTACTTTTTTTAGAATTTCTTTAGCTTTATCTTTAGCTGGATTTACTTCTGGAATCAATACATTAATATCTCTAAGACTTTTTTCTCCATCAATTTCAATTTCTGCTTGTAAATCATATGATACATTTCCTTCTCCTAATGAAGGTCTCTTAATGGTATTATCTTTAATACTAATATTATCTCCACTCTGTAAACTTAAAATTAGCGTTATGAACAATACTCCCATGAACCCCATTATCCCCAAGGAAATTTTTTCAGCTTGATGCATTCTAAGGCGAAATTCATACTCTCTTTTTCCATATATAAGTAATATATTTTCCGTTACCTTATTATTTGGTTTCAATCTTTTATCAATAATCTTATCTAATACATAAAGAGATGTTGGCATGAGTTCCTTTAATTTGTATTCTTTCTTATCTACATATTTCATTTGTTCCTTGTACATACTTTTTGTCAGAAAAAAAACCACAAATAAAGCAATGAGCCCTATAAAACTTATAATTGTAAGTATCATTATCTACACCTCGATATCAGTAATTTTTTTGCCTATTTTATAACTTACCACAAAAAGCATTAGACATACTGTCATTAATATTCTTCCTCCTATCGTCGTATACATAACATCCAGATACCCTGGCGATGCTATTTGTAAATAAACTATCATTGCAGGAACTAATAGACTTAATATTTTCTGCTCGAACTGCTTACTTGATACCAGTACCTCTATTTCATTTTGTATTTCAATCTTTTCACTTATTACATTAGATGTATATCTAATGATACTAATTATGTTACCTCCCGTTCTTTTTGCAGTAACAAATACATTAGCAAAATTGGTGATATCGTCTATAGAAGCTCTATATGCGAACTCATCAATTGCATCCTCTATTGTCTCATTCATCTCTATCTTTCTAACAATGTACTCGAATTCCAAAATAATATATGTATCAGGGTCAGGATATAAAATTCTCAGATCATTAAGAACAGATTTAAAAGCACTTTCAATAGATTGTCCTGCTCCCAATGAAGAAGATAATGCATATATGGCTTCTTTAAACTGAAGTCTTAATTCCTTCTTTCTTTTTTTTATCAAATCGTTTTTTTTATATTTAGGATATAATAAACCTATACTAGATAATATTATTGCTATAATAAGATTGTCATAAAATAAAATACAAAGTAAATATACGACTGCAATAGCCATAACCGAATATTTGATTTTCTCTTTTATTTCCATATGATATACATTATAATTTATAAGCTCTTTACTAATATGATTTTTCATATTTCTTCTCCAATATCAATTCCTGCCATATTAAATTTATTTCTATGAATCAACTTATTACCAGTTTGAATAAGTTCACCCTGTACTTTATCATGATCCGTATTATCAGATTCTTGAAATTCATATAATGGGTTAAGTATTATATTTCCCTTTTCATATTTATCAATCTCAACAATCTCAAGCACTCTTCTAGATTTATCTCTAAGTCTTCCTAAATGGACCATTATATCAACAGCAGACGCAATCTGTTGCCTTATGGCTTCAAGAGGCATATTAGCCCCAGTTAAAATCATTGTCTCAAGTCTACTCAACATATCTTTGGTAGAATTGGCATGCCCTGTAGATAATGAACCATCATGTCCAGTATTCATGGCTTGAAGCATATCCAATGCTTCTGCTCCTCTAACCTCTCCTACAACTATCCTATCAGGACGCATTCTTAACGAAGATTTAATTAGGTCTCTTATACTAATTTGACCTTTCCCCTCAACATTCTCATTTCTTGTTTCAAGGCTAACCAAATTATCTACAGATCTGATTTGTAGCTCTGCAGAATCTTCAATAGTAATAATTCTTTCATCTCTAGGAATAAAATTTGATAGAACATTTAAGAAAGTAGTTTTTCCCGATCCTGTTCCTCCGCAAATAAAAATATTATATTTGGCTCTAACCATCTTTTCTAATATCTCTGCAATTTCATCTGTTAAACTATTCCATTTAACTAATTGCTCTATAGTAATTGGTTTATCCGGGAACTTTCTAATCGTAACTATGGGACCATTCAATGCAATAGGAGGTAATACGATATTAATTCTTGAACCATCTTCAAGTCTTGCATCAACAATAGGAGAAGCTTCATTAACAATTCTATTGACTTTAGCGACAACTTGCTGGATGACATCTTCCAATTTTGTTATACTTTCAAAAGAACTATCAATTTTCACTATTCTACCATTTTGTTCAATAAATATATTATCCTTACCATTTATCATGATTTCCGTGATTGTTTTATCCTCCAGAAGAGGTTGTAGAACATCTAGTCTTCTTATGGAATTAAATAGTTTATCTCCTAATTCATACCTTTTTGTAACACTGATATATTTTTTATTAGAATATTCTTTAATCACTTTATCAATTATATCTTTAATATATTCGTCTGTAGGATCTCTAGTCAAATCTATTCTATCACGTACTATATTCTTTAAATTATTTATATCTTCAACCAACTAAATGACCTCACCTTTTATTTCTTTATTCACATATCCTTTTAAAGTTCTTCCAAAACATCCTTCTAAATTCATATGATTTTTATTATCTTCGTATATATATAATTTATTATCATACGGAACATACAAATCAATTTTCTTATTGATTATCGTTACTCCTTGTAAAATTTGTTTCTGCATAATATTATTGTTAAAAATCATTTTTACATTACTATTTAGATCTTCAATACCTAGTTTTTTAAGATTATCATACAAACCCTGTAATTTCGTTATACTTATTCTATCTATATTAGTCAATAATAATACTTTATCGCATGTTTTCATGAGTTCTATATTTTTATCACTTAGGTTTGAATCAAAATCTAGTATTACTCTCTCATAATTAGAATTACATTTTATGAATTCTATTAATCTAACCAACTCATCTTCTGAAATTTCATAGATATCCCTATAACATGCAAGTGGAGAAAAATAATTCAATCCTGTATCTACGTCAACATTCTTAAGTCCTTCTATCTTCATCATCAGATTCTTGTTTTTTTGCTTTATGTAATATAATAAATCAGAAAAATTATTATTGTTATTACAATCAAGTATCCCTTTATAAGAAGCCATTTCTTCTAAACTTATAAATAAAGTGCTAATGCGGCTAGTAGCATAAGATTTAGCTATGCCTAATGATACTGTCGTTTTACCAATACCACCTACGGGTGAATAAACACCTATTACTTCACAGCTAACACTATTTTTTTTAATTATTATTTCATCCTTGCTGTTCTTAGAAAAAATACTCAATAATTCTCTAGCTATAGAATCTCCAGATTGATATTTATCTATAAAAGGATATTTAAGCATATTTTCAGGTATTCTGTCCGGTGTATTCATTATTGTGACTTGTACATTTTTTAGGTTAATATCTTCATTCATTAAACTAGGAGAAATCAATAATATATCTACTTTATTGATTTTCAAGTAATCCTCTAATAAATCTTTGTCATTAAAAGAGATAACATTAAAATCTGTTTCGTCCCATGACGCTAAATATTTTGATACTGCATTTAAATAACCTTTATCATTATCTGCTATAATTATCTTTAATTTAACCATACCCATCTTAAATAAACATTTCTCCTTTCTCTATTATCCAAAAACCTTTAAATCAATAAATATTTGATATATTGTTCCTGCTCCTATAGCATAGGATAATCTCATGACATGACTTCTATCCGTTTTATTAAGTTCATCATATATTCCTATCTGTCTATTGATGATATTATTATGTAGATAATTGAAAAAATGTTTGAATCTGATAATCAGATTTCTATTGATAATCATCTTAATAAGAGCTATACCACCAGCTATTATAAGCATATATAAAGATGCTCTAATCAAAAAATCCAAGCCTAATAAACCACCTATAACAGCAATCAACTTAATATCACCAGCACCTAACATCCTAAGTGCAAATAAAATAAATAAAACTATTATTGGTACTGTTATACCTGTAGTCCAATTAATAACGCCTGTAAAACCTAACTGAATACAATTTAGAGTAAATCCAGCAATCGCAAAAAATAGTATGATTGAATTTTTTATTACATAACTTTTGGTATCCGTATATAATACAACTACAAGTAATATCAATACGAGAACATACTTAATTATAAGAATCATACTTTCTATTCCTTCCTACTCCCAAC
Encoded here:
- a CDS encoding CpaF family protein gives rise to the protein MVEDINNLKNIVRDRIDLTRDPTDEYIKDIIDKVIKEYSNKKYISVTKRYELGDKLFNSIRRLDVLQPLLEDKTITEIMINGKDNIFIEQNGRIVKIDSSFESITKLEDVIQQVVAKVNRIVNEASPIVDARLEDGSRINIVLPPIALNGPIVTIRKFPDKPITIEQLVKWNSLTDEIAEILEKMVRAKYNIFICGGTGSGKTTFLNVLSNFIPRDERIITIEDSAELQIRSVDNLVSLETRNENVEGKGQISIRDLIKSSLRMRPDRIVVGEVRGAEALDMLQAMNTGHDGSLSTGHANSTKDMLSRLETMILTGANMPLEAIRQQIASAVDIMVHLGRLRDKSRRVLEIVEIDKYEKGNIILNPLYEFQESDNTDHDKVQGELIQTGNKLIHRNKFNMAGIDIGEEI
- a CDS encoding DUF5317 domain-containing protein; amino-acid sequence: MIIEGIILSIIIGYIRKGRLKNLENIQIKAWYLIIISLLLQTLAVRYTNYLKTNNTIFYLLHISSYIILLIPLIINHKLISMRLLTIGTILNLIPIALNNGQMPVALPQGLNATFDKGHVLATTTTKAYILSDIIPILKPYPLPKIISIGDIFLLVGIFLIIQYAMFKKD
- a CDS encoding AAA family ATPase, with amino-acid sequence MGMVKLKIIIADNDKGYLNAVSKYLASWDETDFNVISFNDKDLLEDYLKINKVDILLISPSLMNEDINLKNVQVTIMNTPDRIPENMLKYPFIDKYQSGDSIARELLSIFSKNSKDEIIIKKNSVSCEVIGVYSPVGGIGKTTVSLGIAKSYATSRISTLFISLEEMASYKGILDCNNNNNFSDLLYYIKQKNKNLMMKIEGLKNVDVDTGLNYFSPLACYRDIYEISEDELVRLIEFIKCNSNYERVILDFDSNLSDKNIELMKTCDKVLLLTNIDRISITKLQGLYDNLKKLGIEDLNSNVKMIFNNNIMQKQILQGVTIINKKIDLYVPYDNKLYIYEDNKNHMNLEGCFGRTLKGYVNKEIKGEVI
- a CDS encoding type II secretion system F family protein, with translation MKNHISKELINYNVYHMEIKEKIKYSVMAIAVVYLLCILFYDNLIIAIILSSIGLLYPKYKKNDLIKKRKKELRLQFKEAIYALSSSLGAGQSIESAFKSVLNDLRILYPDPDTYIILEFEYIVRKIEMNETIEDAIDEFAYRASIDDITNFANVFVTAKRTGGNIISIIRYTSNVISEKIEIQNEIEVLVSSKQFEQKILSLLVPAMIVYLQIASPGYLDVMYTTIGGRILMTVCLMLFVVSYKIGKKITDIEV
- a CDS encoding DUF6382 domain-containing protein, producing MNHNITYQRDAINSYLVMKKEDATNIENYEVEMLERNSLDSFLDISIRTFNAEKELYYNITSKQQLDEILERKKLNSNELVQFFNTLVNIVKNCEKYFLDSNKILLQPNMIYIDLNGFKPSFVYVPFDNNDKIIIDDIINLTNFLFDKIDQEDVNAVMIMHKIMTSCKQPDFNINKIQSIVNEKKTKTVIKTKSHNIDNKIIHKDNNENNKEDNEIISKLIEQNKKREKANKVNNNIVKEDNEVINKKADSNINKKLSSISKYINKSNRVKKQKENIKEKNKKSMELNKVSNYLSYIVLATIQIITIVLFLIIMKSNILYSDVTGKIKIESLLASICMLIAIDLYSSKKAFDYMKAQDNNSKESKDKNVKKKTEDVKQFDNPFKDSHKNRCHLFNEPLVVSDKEVFTKDKTVIETDTMELEDASAHEDDNSDEDETICLKDFIHTDLEIEPYLINEDTQDKIIIDNNPFLIGKLESHVDYIISNSSVSRIHCKIIKDQNDYYIIDLNSKNGTFLNQERLGGNKKYKLDNGMTITISNCEYIFRKDM
- a CDS encoding A24 family peptidase, which translates into the protein MILIIKYVLVLILLVVVLYTDTKSYVIKNSIILFFAIAGFTLNCIQLGFTGVINWTTGITVPIIVLFILFALRMLGAGDIKLIAVIGGLLGLDFLIRASLYMLIIAGGIALIKMIINRNLIIRFKHFFNYLHNNIINRQIGIYDELNKTDRSHVMRLSYAIGAGTIYQIFIDLKVFG
- a CDS encoding Flp1 family type IVb pilin, with the translated sequence MLELLKDFWKEEDGMGVVEIALIIIVLVGLALLFKEQITKLVKGILGQITDDAEEVYK
- a CDS encoding type II secretion system F family protein, giving the protein MILTIISFIGLIALFVVFFLTKSMYKEQMKYVDKKEYKLKELMPTSLYVLDKIIDKRLKPNNKVTENILLIYGKREYEFRLRMHQAEKISLGIMGFMGVLFITLILSLQSGDNISIKDNTIKRPSLGEGNVSYDLQAEIEIDGEKSLRDINVLIPEVNPAKDKAKEILKKVADELPNYILGNNDNLKVVDKKLELITEFADSNIRIVWNIDSPYLEDDGELNYDNISKTGNEAEIIATLTYAGESIDKIIGIKVYPKTLTREEKLELVKMAIEDQLSTENLLDELNDVVVLPTKIDGQDGKINWILKSSGNNTLIFLILGLIVVILLMLLKDYEVTKKMDERSSEIRMSFPEFIIKLTLLLNAGMTLSRAWKRISKDYYDEVTKDRTKKNYLYEEMLETLQDLTNGVSEVKAYEQFGKRCKIPEMMRFTTVIIQNIKKGNDTLVVALQNQANEAWDVRKNVAKKSGEKASSKLLIPMGIMFVIIIIIVMMPAFMSLGV
- a CDS encoding HD-GYP domain-containing protein; the encoded protein is MKDKKGMLIYIILMSILAIIVLYFLYDNYEIEAVEDIIFWGLLATVTETLLVSFPSGVAVSVGLAVTVTTMIICGPLVSAISTGIGFIFRMPIIEGERRHIFNTKISRTIFNVSQVIVVIGIAGEILYGVLGYSKGTLTTLSDLIPAVLIIILTCEIMNSLLVAIMIYFIHGRNIIETFKNNIKGIVPNLLGISALGIIMALADIKYGKGVIVLFFAPLLVARYSFKLYFDSQTMAMETIHALNDALEVKDAYTGGHANRVQDYAVKLAKASGMKRKDVEMIRTAALLHDIGKIGIPDTILNKKGKLTKEEYDIIKEHPVMGARILNNVDSLKDISDIIRHHHEKYDGTGYPDSLKGVDIPIESAILAIADSFDAMTTDRPYKNAMPSFEALEELKINKGTQFNPGLVDKFIKVMYE